TTCATTCATATGGAAGAACCAAATCTTCACCAGCACATTGAGAAGGTTCACCCAGAGGAGCACAGCAGGATTCTGAGGTCTGGAGGAAATGGAGCAGAGGACCCACTGCCTCCCAGCAGCACACATCAGCATCCCACACCCCCTAAAACACTCCCCACCCCGACACAGTCCCACACAGGCGCTCCAGGGGCCCACAcctgctcccagtgtgggaagaaTTTTGGATGGCAATCTGAACTTATAAGACATGTACGAACCCACACAGGAGAACGTCCGTACAACTGCTcgcagtgtgggaagagtttcaGGCTGGCATCTCACCTTGCGGTACATCAGTTAATTCACACGGGCGAGCGGCCATACCAGTGCTCCCAGTGTGGCAAGAGCTTCAGATCAGCATCAGACCTGACGAGACACCAGCggacccacacaggggagcgtCCGTTCCACTGTGCCTTGTGTGGGAAGAGCTTCATTCAGTCCAGCACTCTGAAAATACATCAGCGGATTCACACAGGAGAATGCCCATTCCACTGCTCCCAGTGCGGGAAGAGCTTCAGATCCGCATCGATCCTGACAATCCACCAACGAACTCACACTGGCGAGCGCCCGTTCCAGTGCGGCCAGTGTGGACGAAGCTTCAGTCAGTCAAGCACTCTGATTTTGCACCGGCGCACTCACACTGGGGAGCGGCCGTACCACTGTATGGAGTGCGGAAAGCGCTTCAGTCACTCCAATTCTCTCACACTGCACCAGCGAATTCACACAGGAGAACGGCCATTCCAGTGCTCTCCGTGCGGAAAGAGTTTCAGTCATTCGAAATCTCTGACTCTGCACCAACGAACTCATACCGGGGAGCGTCCCTTTCATTGTTCCCTCTGTGGGAAGAGCTTTAGGTTTGCATCAAACCTCACAAAACACCAGAGAACCCACTCAGGGTAGTTTCAGTAAAATCCAGTGCTACTGACCAAACCTCATTACTGCGACTGCTTCACTGCTATTGACCAAACCTCATTACTGCGACTGCTTCACTGCTACTGATCAAACCTCATTACTGCGACTGCTTCACTGCTACTGACCAAACCGTGTGTGGAATTAGTCACACAAGGTGTGTTCACCGTGTGGCAGCCATGTGTTGCATTTGCGTTTTGTGTAACCTTAACcttaattcaaataaacaggCAATTTTAAAGTGAGCTGTTAATTGAATTGTATTATGAACAGGAAGCAACTCTTACTACTACAGTATAAGCCCACAAGCAATTTTTCATgttaattatttcagtaatttacGCAATTTCATGTTAACATCATTTTGAAGACATTTCTATGCTATAGTCATTGATGTATAATGAAGGGAGGAGATTTTTCTGTAGCATAACTAAAGTTATGGTACCAACAAGTACCGCTCTAAATTCCTAagccttgcagcagggcccctctgtctccaggccacaaacctcccaaggacaacaagtttgaaatgtagcctataatCCTGTGGcctataagtgtgtgtgtgtgtgtgtgtatgtgtgtgcgtgttcttctctctgtctttttatgCTTTTCTAGAAACCCAAACGGGAGTTTGGCCTTTCGCCTCATTCTCCCTCTGCCATCCTGATAAAGGAGGAACCGGCTATGACgccatgctgcccaggactctgaaagcaactgatagatcaaagactaaacaattatttctgatttaaaagcCTGTTTAGACTAAGCGGCCACCAGGTCACCAGGTGCCTATGTAGTATCTCATGTTAGACAAGACATAGCCAATAGTTTACTTTGTTATATGAAAGGACACAGCCATTAATTTCCTTTGTTAAATCTTACTTTATGCTTTACTGTTAAGATACTTTGTGCTTATAAATGCAGGGACCGcccctgctttcttcagttcGGCCTTATCCACcttgttgtgtgtgggtgccgGACTctttctgcaaaaaataaatcctatttcttataTTATACACCTTGTTGTGCCTGTTTATTCAATGGGGGGAAATTTCTCTTCCCAACAGTTACAATCtatggacatttttaaaattaagttttcAAACCTGAAGTCCCACAGTTGCATTTTTTCAGCAAGTTTTCATAAAATccttccaaaagcaaaaaatgcaCGAAACTCACTTTCTTGACCAGAAGCTTTCTAAAACTGGGTTTATCATTAAAAGTTTTTCATCACTAAAGTCAGTGCTAGGGTTTCTGAGGGCCAGGCTCAGGTTTAGGGTATGCGTTTCAGTTAAGGCAAGATTATGCCTGTGGTTAGGAGGCTGAGAAAAGGGTAGGacaatcaaaaaaagaaaaaaaaaaaactaacaaaactaAATCAGAAATGTTAAGTCTACCTTTAGTAAAAGGCTGGTTGGAAACAAAAAAGCAACCACAGTAAAAGACCAGTAAAAACTGTGAGTCTGAAGATGATTTGGcccatttttattgtatattaaAATGAAGATTGCATTTTTAACAGTAAGACTTCTGATAGCAAGTGCAGGCTCCAGGTCCACCAAACTTCTTGGACTCGCAGCGGCAGGAGTCGGCCACCAACAGGGTCCTGTGGTACTGGATCAGGATGTCAGATCTACTTCTTAGAGGCTTCATCCACATCTGGAAACAGACCACAGCAAGTCAGCAAACCAGCTCTAACCAGGGAATCTCCTGACTCTGTAACCAGGGAAGCCCACCTCCTGACTGTCAAACCAGGGAGGTATCAGACAACATTCCATGCCTCTTGTGTAAACCTTCAGCATGAAA
This is a stretch of genomic DNA from Anguilla rostrata isolate EN2019 chromosome 4, ASM1855537v3, whole genome shotgun sequence. It encodes these proteins:
- the LOC135254062 gene encoding zinc finger protein 239-like isoform X1 — its product is MKTEPVIDSLDSTGEELRPDLSRREDMEGRTEGNTGLSQAEKEILANIKEEEEEVEEGQSVAVVSEVFACSQCPFIHMEEPNLHQHIEKVHPEEHSRILRSGGNGAEDPLPPSSTHQHPTPPKTLPTPTQSHTGAPGAHTCSQCGKNFGWQSELIRHVRTHTGERPYNCSQCGKSFRLASHLAVHQLIHTGERPYQCSQCGKSFRSASDLTRHQRTHTGERPFHCALCGKSFIQSSTLKIHQRIHTGECPFHCSQCGKSFRSASILTIHQRTHTGERPFQCGQCGRSFSQSSTLILHRRTHTGERPYHCMECGKRFSHSNSLTLHQRIHTGERPFQCSPCGKSFSHSKSLTLHQRTHTGERPFHCSLCGKSFRFASNLTKHQRTHSG
- the LOC135254062 gene encoding zinc finger protein 239-like isoform X2, with amino-acid sequence MEEPNLHQHIEKVHPEEHSRILRSGGNGAEDPLPPSSTHQHPTPPKTLPTPTQSHTGAPGAHTCSQCGKNFGWQSELIRHVRTHTGERPYNCSQCGKSFRLASHLAVHQLIHTGERPYQCSQCGKSFRSASDLTRHQRTHTGERPFHCALCGKSFIQSSTLKIHQRIHTGECPFHCSQCGKSFRSASILTIHQRTHTGERPFQCGQCGRSFSQSSTLILHRRTHTGERPYHCMECGKRFSHSNSLTLHQRIHTGERPFQCSPCGKSFSHSKSLTLHQRTHTGERPFHCSLCGKSFRFASNLTKHQRTHSG